The Acidobacteriota bacterium DNA window ATCTATGACCCCACCAGATCTGTCGAGATATACACCAATCATGAATATTCTCCATCCAATCAAAGTAAATTTTTTCCCAATTTTCAGGAATAAATTTAGTCCTTCCTTCTTTTACAACCTGAACTGCTCTTTCAGCCAATGGCTTTACTTTCATAAACCATTGCCATGAAAGATTATACTCAATTACTGAATCACATCTCTGACAGTGACCTATCGAATGTTCATAATCTTCGATTTTCATGAGGAATTTTTGTTCTTTGAGCTTTTTTACTATTCTTTCCCGTGCTTCAATTCTATCAAGACCATAAAATTCTTGTCCTGCCTCCATGTTCATTTTTCCTGACTCATCGATAACTTTGATTATCTCTAAGTTCTTGTTCTTCCCAATTTCAAAGTCAAGGGGATCATGGGCAGGTGTTACTTTAACTGCTCCTGTGCCAAACTCCTTTTCGACTCTCTCATCATGGATAATTGGTAATATCCTTCCTACCAATGGTAATATTGCTTTTTTCCCAGCATAATTTATATATTTAGGATCCTCAGGGTTTACAGCTATAGCTGTATCTCCCAACATAGTTTCAGGCCTAGTGGTAGCAACTACAATAAAATCACTTCCATCAATTATGGGATATTTTATGTAATATAATTTACCTTTTTTCTGTTTATTAATTACTTCTAAATCCGAAATAGCAGTACGGCATCGGGGACACCAATTAACTAGATAATAGTCTCGATATATTAATCCTTCTCTGTATAGAGAAACAAATACTTTTCTAACGGCTCTGGAAAGTCCTTCATCTAATGTAAACCTCTCCCTTGACCAATCTAAAGAACACCCTAATCTTCTGAGTTGATTGGCGATCAGGGCTTTGGATTTTTTCTTCCATTCCCAGAGTTTTTCCAAGAATTTTTCTTCTCCTAAATCCTCTTTTTTAACACCCTGAGCTAAAAGTTCTTTTTCAACAATAATCTGAGTAGCAATTCCTGCATGGTCAAACCCTGGAAGCCACATGGTATCAAATCCCTGTTTTCTCTTCCATCTCACTATAACATCCGGTAGCGAATAGGTTAATGCATGTCCCATATGAAGGGAACCTGTGATGTTGGGAGGAGGGATTACCATTGAAAATATTTTTTTTTCAGAATAGATATCTCCCTGGAAAAACTTATTTTGTTCCCAATACCTGTACCATTCTTCTTCTATTTTTCCAGGATTATAAGATTTTTCCATCAGAAATTATGATTCAGATTTAACCTCTTCTTTTACTCTCTCTATTTCCTGTTTAATGTATATTTCTGCAATCTCAGGAATAACTTTTGATGCTACTTCCTTAACCACCTCTGGTGAAATCTTTTTTACAAGTTTTTCAATTATTCTCTCAATTAACTCATCTGATAAAATTGGATAACCTTCTTCCTTTTTTTCCTCTTCGGCGATTTTTTGAGGGATTTCAGGGGCTTCTCCTTTTATCTCGTTTATCATTTCCTTTTTTTCAAGCTGATTCTGTTCCGGTAAAAAAGAAGGCAGTTCAACTTTTTCTCTTTCTTCAAGGATTTCTTTAATTTTTCCAGCAAGAGAAGAGGCGTCGAACGGTTTTGATATTATTTCTTGATACTTTAAATTTTTTAATTTTTCTTCATCAGGGGAATCAAAGGCTCCTTTCATCAAAAAAATTGGTATTTCGGAATAATCATCAGATTTATTCAACTCCTCACATAATTCATATCCATCTTTTTCTGGTAAATTAATATCCAGAAGTATTACATCAGGATTTATTTCTCTTAAAGTATCTATAAAAAAATTTCCATCTCTAACTACATGAACTTCAAATCCGATCTCAGAAAATGTCAGAGTTACAATCTTCTGCACTGTAAAACTATCATCAGCCAGCAATAATTTATAAGTCATTTTAGCCTCCCAAAGGACTACAAAAAATTAACATTTTTCAAAAAATGAGTCAAGGATAACCTAGTGTATGGGGAAGCCTCTTCCCCACACCCCTTCAGTGCGCTGTCGAGAGATTTTTTTTGCCTGTAAAGATATGGAAGGGACAGCACACTAACTCTGGGTAAAACCAAAAAATATTAGATTTAATTTCTATGCCAGTAATAGCCAGAACCCTTGTTTTCATAATTTTTTAAATGTCAGAAAAATTGAGTTGAATTATCTTACCATAGAACTATAGGTGTCTACAAACCTAAAATTTAAAGGAAACAGGTAGGGATCATCATAGTGTTTTCGGAGTCACCCTTCCTGATCACTCGTAAACTATAATTATAGATAACTCCTGAGTGAAGACTTAATGTATAGATGACTTGGGATTTTATTTATGATAATAATTTATCTGTATGGCAAAGAAAAATATCTTAAAAAAAAGATTTGATGTTGAAAATATTGATGTAATTGATAAAGCAATTATAGACATTTTTAATTATGAGTTTCCAGGAAAAAGGATTGAAATAAACATTGAAACGAATGAATTCACTCACGTTTGTCCATGGTCAGGCCTTCCTGATTTCGCCAATTTAAAAATAACGTATGTTCCTGATAGGAAATGTATCGAGTTAAAATCTTTAAAATATTATCTTCATTCTTATAGAAATGTGGGAGTTTTCTATGAACATGTTATAAATAAAATTTTAGAAGATCTAATTGAGGTGGTGGATCCATTAGAAATGTTCGTGGAAGCAGAGTTTAACATTCGAGGCGGACTTAAAACCACAGTAAAAAGGAGTTATACTAAAGAACAAAAAAATTAACATGCATTTCTTAATGTAAACCAAACATCATTGACCCCCTACAAAGATTTTGCTTGCTTACCAACATTTGCTTGTATCAACAAAGTTTGAGATAATTTATATATGAAAAGATATTCATTTATCGGTATAATTTTATTACTAATTTTGACCATTTTTACTCTATCTCAACAGGAAAAAATCGATTTTGCCTCTTTGAGGAAATCAATGGTTAAACATCAGATTGAAGCTAGAGGCGTAAAGGATAAAAGAGTTCTTAATGCAATGTTAAAAGTTCCTCGACATCTCTTCGTGGATGAAGAGTTAAGACAATGGGCATATGAAGATCACCCTCTTCCCATAGATGAAGGTCAAACAATCTCTCAGCCTTATATTGTTGCCTTGATGACAGAAAAATTGAATTTAAAGGGGAATGAGAAAGTCCTGGAAGTTGGAACTGGCTCTGGCTATCAGGCAGCTATACTTGCAGAGATTGTTAAAGAAGTTTTTACGATTGAAATACGAGAGGCACTCGCCAAAAAAGCAGAATCAACTTTGAATAAATTAGGTTATAAAAATATAAGAGTGAAAGTTGGTGATGGATATTTAGGGTGGGAGGAGAACAGCCCTTATGATGGAATTATTGTCACATGTGCATCAAAAGACATTCCTTCTCCTCTTTTCGATCAACTAAATGAAAATGGAAGGATGATTATTCCTGTTGAAAAAGGATTTTACCAGGTACTTACTCTAATAGAGAAAAAAAAAGGCAAGATGATAAAAAAAGAAATAGAGTTAGTAAGGTTTGTGCCTCTTGTAAGAGAAAAAGATAAGAAGTGAAAGGAAAGATAAATTTAATCGGGAAAAATATTGATGAGATTGATAAATTAATATTCCCTTCCACAAAAAAAATTTTCCACAGTAAAATAATATTTAAATGGATTAACCAGAAAGGAATATCAGACTTTGATGAAATATCAGATATTCCAAAGACATTAAGAAAAACCCTTAAAGAAAATTTTTCATTGGAGTATCCAGAAGTAGAAAAAATATCTGTATCATCTGATGGATCAAAGAAATACCTTCTTAAATTAAAAGATGGATTAAAAATAGAATGTGTTTTCCTGCCCGAGCCAAACAGAAATACTTTCTGTATTTCAACTCAGGTTGGATGCAAAATAGGGTGCGATTTTTGCCTAACGGGAAAAATGGGATTTAAACGAGATTTAAATGTGGATGAGATTATATCTCAAATTCTCATTCTTTTAAGAGAAGTTGACAGAAAAGAAAAAAGGATAAACATAGTATTCATGGGGATGGGAGAACCACTGGATAATCTCGAGAATCTAAAAAAATCATTGGATCTAATCACAAATGCCGAGGGGATATCTATTTCACCAAGAAGAATTACTGTATCAACATCAGGATTAATTCATGGAATAGATGAAATTCTAAAATTAAGAAAATCTCCAAAAATTGCAATTTCTTTAAATACTTTTGACGAGAAAATCCGATCGAAAATAATGCCAATAAATAAAAAATATTCTATTAATGATTTGATAAATTTTATTCAAAGGGTTCAATTAAAAAAGAGAAATAAAATAACAATCGAATGGGTTTTGATGAAAGAAATTAATGATACTGAAAAGGATGTAATCGAAATAAAAAAATATCTGAAATACTTACCAGTTAAAATAAACCTAATTCCTTTTAACCCTTCGACGGCTATCAATTATGAGCCTGTATCTGAGGGGAGGTCTCGTTGGTTTGCTGAGGAATTGGAGAAAGCTGGGATATCTGTTACCCTGAGAAAGAAAAGAGGGGAAGACATTCGAGCTGCATGCGGCCAATTAGCTGTATTTGATTGATTCATTCTATGAATAAAAATATTATTCTTCGTGGTGTAAGAGTTCATAACCTGAAAAATATAAACTTAGATATCCCCATGAACAAATTAATCATCATAACTGGCATAAGTGGTTCCGGAAAATCTTCCCTTGCATTTGATACATTGTATGCTGAAGGCCAGAGAAGGTATATCGAGTCTCTTTCAGCTTATGCAAGACAGTTTTTTGAAAAAATTGAAAAACCCGATGCAGATTTAATCGATGGAATTTCTCCCGCTATTGCTATTCAGCAAAAAACCGCCTCAAAAAATCCGAGGTCTACAGTAGCCACGGTGACAGAGCTTTGGGATTATTTGAGAATTTTATTCTCACGAATCGGAACAATTTACTGTTATAAATGTGAAAGGCCTGTTAAGAAAGATTCAATCGATTCCATAATTGAGGATATCTTTTCTCTTTCTTCAGGAGAAAGATTGTTCATCTATTTTAAATGGGATGGAGAGGGTGGATTGAATGGTCTTAGAAAAAAAGGTTTTCATAAGTTTTTAAAGGGAAATGAAATTCACTCGGTTGATGAACTTGAAGAACTAATAATTGATGCTGAGATCTTGGTAGATAGAATGATTTTAAACAGAGAAGAAAGAGACAGGCTGGTTGATTCTGTAGAAATTGCATTGAATGAAGGAAAGGGGCGATGCGGAATAAGAACTTTAATGGGAAAAGAATTGTTTTTTTCTGATAAATATGAATGTAAAGAATGTAAAATTTTGTACGAAGAGTTACATCCAAACCTTTTTTCCTTCAATTCACCCCAGGGAGCATGCCCTGTTTGCCATGGATTTGGCGATATTATAGAACTGGATGAAGATAAGATAATACCTGATAAATCGAAATCTTTAGAGCAGGGTGCCATAGAACCCTGGACAAAACCCTCATCAAGATATTTATATAGAGAGCTTTTATCTGAAGCAAAGAAAAAAGGTATTTCCATAAAAACTCCTTTCCATCAACTTTCTCAAACCCAGAAAGATTTTATTTTAAATGGAGATGAAGATTATTATGGAGTAAAAGGATTTTTTAAATGGCTTGAAGAGAAAAAATATAAGATTGGAGTAAGAGTATTTCTCCATAAATATAGAAAATACATAACATGCCCATCTTGTGATGGATCAAGGTTGAGAAGTGATGCATTAAACGTTAAAATAAGCGAAAAATCAATTGCAGATATAGCAAATTATACAGTGGAAGAAGCATATGAATTTTTTAGAACACTGAATCTTAATGAACATCAAAAGAAAATTGCTGAATCACCCCTTGAAGAAATAAGAAAAAGGTTAATATTTCTCTTAGATGTGGGGCTTGATTATTTAACATTAAATCGCATGACATTTACATTAAGTGGAGGAGAGGCTCAAAGAATTAGCCTGGCTTCAGCTCTTAGCTCATCTCTTGTAGGAACTCTTTTTATACTTGATGAACCATCTGTAGGACTTCATGCTAGAGATAATTACAGACTGATAAATATATTGAATTCTCTGAAAAAGCTTGGAAATACTATTGTTGTCGTGGAGCATGACATGGATATAATAAAATCAGGGGATTATATAATAGATTTGGGCCCTGGAGCAGGAGAAAATGGAGGTCAGGTTATTTATTCTGGGCCTTTATACGAATTTAAAAACATAGAGAATTCGATTACATTGAAATATTTAAACAAAGAAAAAAGATTAGATTTAATAAAAAAAAGAAAGTTTATTCCTAAAGATTTTTTAGAAATATTCTGCGCAAGAAAATATAATTTAAAAAACATCAGTATTAAAATCCCTCTAAGATATTTCACTTGTATAACTGGCGTTTCAGGATCTGGAAAGAGCACTTTGATGTATGAAGTAATATACAGAGGTATTAAAGAAAACAAAAAAGAGTGTTTTGACCGCATTGAAGGTGTTGATAAAATCAAAAATGTAGTTCTTGTTGATCAAAACCCTGTAGGAAAATCTCCAAGGTCAATTCCTCTCTCTTACATGAAAGCAATGGATTATATCAGAAAAATATTCTCTCAAACAAAAGAATCAAAAATTAATGGATTTTCACCCTCTCACTTTTCTTTCAACACACCTGGAGGAAGATGTGAAAATTGTAAAGGAGCGGGAAAAATAATAATAGAGATGCAGTTTTTATCAGATGTGGCTCTTATCTGTGATGAATGTGGGGGAAAGAGATATAAAAAGGAAATTCTTGAGGTTAAATATAAAGATAAAAATATCTATGATGTTCTCCAAATGAGTGTCACAGAAGCTATGGATTTTTTTAGTGATTTTAATGACTTTGTGGAAAAAATCAGACCATTGGAAGAAGTTGGGCTGGGATATATAAAACTCGGCCAAGCCACTTCAACCTTTTCTGGAGGCGAGTCCCAGAGACTGAAACTCGCTTATTATCTTGGATTAGCTGAAGAAAGAGAAAACATATTTTTGTTTGATGAACCAACTACAGGTCTTCATCTTGACGATATATCAAAACTCATAAAGTGTTTTTCAAAATTATTGGAAAAAGAAAATACAATTGTTGTGATCGAGCATAACTTGGATATAATAAAATTAGCTGACTGGATAATTGATTTGGGACCAGAAGGAGGAAAGATGGGAGGATATGTCATTTATCAGGGACAAACTGAAAATATTTTAAATGTCAATGATTCATACACAGGGCAATTTTTAAAAAGGAGATTAATTCCAGATTATCAGGTTACTTGAAGGCCTATTTTTGTTTTGACTTCTTCGTAAATTTTATTGAATATATCTCTATTACTTTTAAGAAAATTCTTTATATTTTCCCTTCCCTGTCCGAGCCTTTCTCCTTTATAGGAATACCATGTTCCGGTTTTTTCAATTACTCCCACGTTTACCCCTACATCAATTAAATCTCCTTCGGCTGATATACCTTCTCCGTAAATAATATCAAACTCAGCTTCTTTAAATGGCGGTGCTAATTTATTCTTTACTATTTTTACTTTTGTTCTGGTTCCAATTGTTTGATCTCCATCTTTTATTGAGATTAATTTCTTCGTCTCAACTCTTACTGTAGAGTAAAACTTTAATGCTCTTCCTCCTGTGGTTGTTTCTGGGTTTCCCATAAATATGCCAATTTTTTCTCTAACCTGATTGATAAATACAAAGCATGTTTTAGACCTGCTAACAATTCCTGTTAATTTTCTAAGGGCCTGAGACATCAATCTTGCCTGTAGACCTACATGGGCATCGCCCATCTCGCCTTCAAGCTCAGCCTTTGGAACAAGGGCAGCCACAGAATCAACAACCACGATGTCAACAGCTCCACTTCTGACAAGTATCTCAGCAATTTCGAGAGCTTGCTCCCCATAATCAGGTTGAGATATAAGAAGATTCTCTACATCAACTCCAAGCCTTTTTGAATAATCCGGGTCTAAAGCATGTTCTGCATCTATAAAAGCAGCTGTTCCACCCTGCTTTTGACTCTCAGCAATCGCATGGAGAGCAAGGGTAGTTTTCCCAGAAGCTTCCTGGCCAAATATTTCAACAACCCTTCCCTTTGGATAGCCTCCTATTCCAAGGGCAAGGTCCAAAGCAATTGAACCGGTTGGTATCACAGGAACTGGAACAGAAATTTCTTTCTGTCCCAATTTCATTATCGAGCCTTTTCCAAATTGTTTTTCGATTTGAG harbors:
- a CDS encoding protein-L-isoaspartate(D-aspartate) O-methyltransferase, with protein sequence MKRYSFIGIILLLILTIFTLSQQEKIDFASLRKSMVKHQIEARGVKDKRVLNAMLKVPRHLFVDEELRQWAYEDHPLPIDEGQTISQPYIVALMTEKLNLKGNEKVLEVGTGSGYQAAILAEIVKEVFTIEIREALAKKAESTLNKLGYKNIRVKVGDGYLGWEENSPYDGIIVTCASKDIPSPLFDQLNENGRMIIPVEKGFYQVLTLIEKKKGKMIKKEIELVRFVPLVREKDKK
- the recA gene encoding recombinase RecA; the encoded protein is MQKEDLKEKVKAVDSAISQIEKQFGKGSIMKLGQKEISVPVPVIPTGSIALDLALGIGGYPKGRVVEIFGQEASGKTTLALHAIAESQKQGGTAAFIDAEHALDPDYSKRLGVDVENLLISQPDYGEQALEIAEILVRSGAVDIVVVDSVAALVPKAELEGEMGDAHVGLQARLMSQALRKLTGIVSRSKTCFVFINQVREKIGIFMGNPETTTGGRALKFYSTVRVETKKLISIKDGDQTIGTRTKVKIVKNKLAPPFKEAEFDIIYGEGISAEGDLIDVGVNVGVIEKTGTWYSYKGERLGQGRENIKNFLKSNRDIFNKIYEEVKTKIGLQVT
- the uvrA gene encoding excinuclease ABC subunit UvrA, which encodes MNKNIILRGVRVHNLKNINLDIPMNKLIIITGISGSGKSSLAFDTLYAEGQRRYIESLSAYARQFFEKIEKPDADLIDGISPAIAIQQKTASKNPRSTVATVTELWDYLRILFSRIGTIYCYKCERPVKKDSIDSIIEDIFSLSSGERLFIYFKWDGEGGLNGLRKKGFHKFLKGNEIHSVDELEELIIDAEILVDRMILNREERDRLVDSVEIALNEGKGRCGIRTLMGKELFFSDKYECKECKILYEELHPNLFSFNSPQGACPVCHGFGDIIELDEDKIIPDKSKSLEQGAIEPWTKPSSRYLYRELLSEAKKKGISIKTPFHQLSQTQKDFILNGDEDYYGVKGFFKWLEEKKYKIGVRVFLHKYRKYITCPSCDGSRLRSDALNVKISEKSIADIANYTVEEAYEFFRTLNLNEHQKKIAESPLEEIRKRLIFLLDVGLDYLTLNRMTFTLSGGEAQRISLASALSSSLVGTLFILDEPSVGLHARDNYRLINILNSLKKLGNTIVVVEHDMDIIKSGDYIIDLGPGAGENGGQVIYSGPLYEFKNIENSITLKYLNKEKRLDLIKKRKFIPKDFLEIFCARKYNLKNISIKIPLRYFTCITGVSGSGKSTLMYEVIYRGIKENKKECFDRIEGVDKIKNVVLVDQNPVGKSPRSIPLSYMKAMDYIRKIFSQTKESKINGFSPSHFSFNTPGGRCENCKGAGKIIIEMQFLSDVALICDECGGKRYKKEILEVKYKDKNIYDVLQMSVTEAMDFFSDFNDFVEKIRPLEEVGLGYIKLGQATSTFSGGESQRLKLAYYLGLAEERENIFLFDEPTTGLHLDDISKLIKCFSKLLEKENTIVVIEHNLDIIKLADWIIDLGPEGGKMGGYVIYQGQTENILNVNDSYTGQFLKRRLIPDYQVT
- the rlmN gene encoding 23S rRNA (adenine(2503)-C(2))-methyltransferase RlmN, producing the protein MKGKINLIGKNIDEIDKLIFPSTKKIFHSKIIFKWINQKGISDFDEISDIPKTLRKTLKENFSLEYPEVEKISVSSDGSKKYLLKLKDGLKIECVFLPEPNRNTFCISTQVGCKIGCDFCLTGKMGFKRDLNVDEIISQILILLREVDRKEKRINIVFMGMGEPLDNLENLKKSLDLITNAEGISISPRRITVSTSGLIHGIDEILKLRKSPKIAISLNTFDEKIRSKIMPINKKYSINDLINFIQRVQLKKRNKITIEWVLMKEINDTEKDVIEIKKYLKYLPVKINLIPFNPSTAINYEPVSEGRSRWFAEELEKAGISVTLRKKRGEDIRAACGQLAVFD
- the queF gene encoding preQ(1) synthase; amino-acid sequence: MAKKNILKKRFDVENIDVIDKAIIDIFNYEFPGKRIEINIETNEFTHVCPWSGLPDFANLKITYVPDRKCIELKSLKYYLHSYRNVGVFYEHVINKILEDLIEVVDPLEMFVEAEFNIRGGLKTTVKRSYTKEQKN
- a CDS encoding response regulator — its product is MTYKLLLADDSFTVQKIVTLTFSEIGFEVHVVRDGNFFIDTLREINPDVILLDINLPEKDGYELCEELNKSDDYSEIPIFLMKGAFDSPDEEKLKNLKYQEIISKPFDASSLAGKIKEILEEREKVELPSFLPEQNQLEKKEMINEIKGEAPEIPQKIAEEEKKEEGYPILSDELIERIIEKLVKKISPEVVKEVASKVIPEIAEIYIKQEIERVKEEVKSES